A DNA window from Gillisia sp. Hel1_33_143 contains the following coding sequences:
- a CDS encoding OsmC family protein, which yields MTSKVTYKGDLRTECEHLQSKSKFITDAPIDNQGKGEAFSPTDTVATAAASCMLTIMGIKARDMEIDIEGTTAEVTKTMAADPRRISGIKILIAVMGDDLSDKQRTILENAGRTCPVLQSIHPDIEKDITFKY from the coding sequence ATGACTTCAAAGGTAACTTATAAAGGAGATTTGCGCACAGAATGTGAGCATTTACAAAGCAAAAGCAAGTTTATAACAGATGCACCTATAGACAATCAAGGTAAGGGAGAGGCATTCTCTCCAACAGATACCGTTGCAACGGCAGCGGCCTCCTGTATGCTAACCATTATGGGTATTAAAGCTCGAGATATGGAGATAGATATAGAAGGAACTACTGCAGAAGTTACTAAAACTATGGCTGCAGATCCTAGAAGAATCTCCGGAATAAAGATCCTTATTGCTGTTATGGGGGATGATCTAAGCGATAAGCAAAGAACTATTTTGGAAAACGCAGGAAGAACATGTCCTGTTTTACAAAGTATTCATCCTGATATTGAAAAGGATATTACTTTTAAATACTAA
- a CDS encoding NAD(P)H-dependent flavin oxidoreductase, translated as MQNRITELFNIEYPLIQAGMIWASGWKLASAVSNAGGLGIIGAGSMYPEVLREHILKCKKATNKPFGVNVPMLYPDVEKIMKIIIKEEVKIVFTSAGNPKTWTNHLQAHGIKVVHVVSSVKFALKSQEAGVDAVVAEGFEAGGHNGRDETTTLTLIPMVKEQLEIPLIAAGGIASGRGMLAAMVLGADAVQIGSRFVASNEASSHQSFKDLVVQAKEGDTQLTLKELAPVRLLKNKFFEDVQELYQQAPSKEDLIELLGRARAKKGMFEGDLVEGELEIGQIAGLIHDIKSAAQIVEDIISEFETAKKEINLL; from the coding sequence ATGCAAAATAGAATCACAGAACTTTTTAATATTGAATACCCCTTAATTCAGGCGGGTATGATCTGGGCAAGTGGATGGAAATTAGCAAGCGCCGTTAGCAATGCAGGTGGATTAGGTATAATTGGTGCCGGTTCTATGTATCCAGAAGTTCTTAGAGAACATATTCTAAAGTGTAAAAAGGCCACTAATAAACCATTTGGTGTAAATGTTCCTATGTTGTATCCCGATGTAGAGAAGATTATGAAGATCATCATTAAAGAAGAAGTTAAAATCGTGTTTACATCTGCTGGTAATCCCAAAACATGGACAAATCACCTGCAAGCACACGGTATAAAAGTAGTTCACGTAGTAAGCAGCGTTAAGTTCGCATTAAAATCTCAGGAAGCTGGTGTAGATGCAGTAGTAGCTGAAGGTTTTGAAGCAGGAGGTCATAATGGGCGTGATGAAACAACTACCCTTACACTTATTCCAATGGTTAAAGAGCAACTTGAGATACCACTAATTGCAGCCGGAGGAATTGCCAGCGGTAGAGGCATGCTTGCTGCTATGGTTTTAGGTGCAGATGCGGTACAAATTGGTTCTCGTTTTGTAGCGAGTAATGAAGCCTCTTCTCACCAGTCTTTTAAGGATCTTGTAGTGCAAGCAAAAGAAGGAGACACTCAATTAACACTCAAGGAACTTGCGCCTGTGAGATTGCTTAAAAATAAGTTTTTTGAAGATGTTCAGGAATTATATCAACAGGCTCCAAGCAAAGAAGACCTAATAGAACTTTTAGGAAGAGCCAGAGCTAAAAAAGGAATGTTTGAAGGAGATCTTGTAGAAGGAGAGCTCGAGATCGGTCAAATTGCTGGTCTGATTCACGATATTAAATCAGCAGCACAAATTGTTGAAGATATCATCTCAGAATTTGAAACAGCTAAAAAAGAAATTAATCTTCTTTAA
- the mnmA gene encoding tRNA 2-thiouridine(34) synthase MnmA, whose protein sequence is MKSRVKKMKKKVVVGLSGGVDSSVTAYLLQQQGYEVIGLFMKNWHDDTVTISDECPWLDDSNDAMMVADKLGIPFQTVDLSEQYKERIVDYMFREYERGRTPNPDVLCNREIKFDVFMKIALSLGADYVATGHYCRKEEIVKNGEITYQLLAGKDDNKDQSYFLCQLTQEQLAKTLFPIGELQKPEVRKIAAEQDLITANKKDSQGLCFIGKVRLPEFLQQKLKPKEGVIVEVRSEIDQFLVEVPEFNSKLDELKHLSNKFKYSQQDGAIVGKHQGAHYFTKGQRKGLAVGGTPEPLFVIDTDVEENIIYTGQGKEHPGLFRKALFVAPEEIHWVRIDLALKPDQEMKVKARIRYRQDLQNATLYQTKNGLYIEFEQAQSAITEGQFVAWYLEDELVGSGVIS, encoded by the coding sequence TTGAAATCTCGAGTGAAGAAAATGAAGAAAAAAGTAGTAGTTGGATTATCGGGCGGTGTAGATTCTAGTGTTACCGCGTATTTACTTCAACAGCAAGGATATGAGGTTATAGGCTTGTTCATGAAAAACTGGCATGATGATACCGTCACCATTTCTGATGAATGCCCATGGTTAGATGATAGCAATGATGCGATGATGGTGGCAGATAAACTAGGAATACCATTTCAGACGGTAGACCTTAGCGAACAATACAAGGAACGAATTGTAGATTATATGTTCCGTGAATATGAAAGAGGTCGAACACCAAATCCAGATGTGCTTTGTAATAGAGAGATAAAATTTGATGTTTTTATGAAGATCGCGCTTTCGTTGGGTGCAGATTATGTCGCAACAGGTCATTATTGTAGAAAAGAAGAAATCGTAAAAAATGGCGAAATTACCTATCAACTACTTGCAGGAAAAGATGATAATAAAGACCAATCTTATTTTCTTTGCCAACTTACGCAAGAACAATTAGCTAAAACCTTATTTCCAATAGGGGAATTACAAAAGCCCGAAGTTAGAAAGATAGCTGCAGAACAAGATCTAATTACTGCTAACAAAAAGGATTCTCAAGGACTTTGCTTTATAGGAAAAGTAAGATTGCCAGAGTTCCTTCAGCAAAAATTGAAACCGAAAGAAGGAGTTATTGTAGAAGTAAGGTCAGAAATAGATCAATTTCTAGTGGAAGTTCCCGAGTTCAATTCGAAATTAGATGAATTGAAACACCTTTCTAATAAATTTAAATATTCTCAGCAAGACGGTGCTATAGTTGGTAAACATCAAGGCGCTCATTATTTTACTAAAGGGCAACGTAAAGGTTTAGCTGTGGGAGGAACACCAGAGCCATTGTTTGTTATAGATACAGATGTTGAAGAAAATATTATATATACCGGACAAGGTAAAGAGCATCCTGGCTTGTTTAGAAAAGCACTGTTTGTGGCACCAGAAGAAATACACTGGGTAAGAATAGATCTCGCTTTAAAACCAGATCAAGAAATGAAAGTGAAAGCGAGAATACGCTATCGTCAGGACTTACAAAATGCTACCTTATATCAAACAAAGAACGGACTTTATATAGAATTTGAGCAAGCGCAATCTGCAATTACCGAGGGGCAATTTGTGGCTTGGTATCTAGAAGATGAACTTGTAGGATCTGGAGTTATTTCTTAA
- a CDS encoding lipocalin family protein, translated as MKKFLVLFLAAAALLSCDKDDDNNSSDNKIVGKWYLSEINNSGTLNLQVSECNERSFIEFKGNQDANSEYYTTTDGECTLDSSKESDWSDLGGGNYSFYVPVEDIGQLTGTVEFSDDNTSFKFYPTVFATQQTNIVFIKK; from the coding sequence ATGAAAAAATTCTTAGTATTATTTTTAGCCGCTGCTGCATTACTGTCTTGTGATAAGGATGATGATAACAATAGTAGCGACAATAAAATCGTGGGTAAATGGTATTTATCTGAGATCAACAATAGCGGTACGTTAAATCTTCAGGTTTCAGAATGTAATGAAAGATCTTTTATAGAATTTAAAGGGAATCAAGACGCAAATTCTGAATACTATACTACAACAGACGGTGAATGTACTTTAGACTCTTCAAAGGAATCTGATTGGAGTGACCTAGGTGGTGGAAATTATTCATTCTATGTACCAGTAGAAGATATTGGACAGTTAACAGGAACAGTAGAATTCAGTGATGATAATACATCATTTAAGTTCTACCCTACCGTTTTTGCTACTCAACAAACTAATATCGTCTTTATTAAAAAGTAA
- the yidC gene encoding membrane protein insertase YidC has protein sequence MEEKKFDVQSLIGFLLIGAILLWMLYNNSFEDNTEENPKIATEQIDAPANKDFEQNDISNNTPQDSAAVAASRKKLGEFGYSSSLASATNNTTTISNDVLELKIDNKGGYISEARLVKFKTYDSIPVYTIKDGNASFNINFTTRDGKVINTQDMYFEPTFTQSGENKVISMKLKVSPDEFLEYRYVLKPGEYMMDFTVRSQGLNGVINGSSQIVMDWKLKGYRHSKSIPYENRYTELSYEHNDGDDSDVGKGKLDEEDAEDVTYIAYKQHFFSSILLTDTPFERADFISKDLVEDEDIDTVYTKEFSSSVPLALKGGELNYNMNWYYGPTDYKILNDYDRNLDEVVPLGWGIFGWINKNIFIPFFAFLSGFLPSYGIAIIVMTIVVRLVLSPVTYKSYLSQAKMKILRPEINEINEKYKDNPMKKQQETMKLQSKAGASPLSGCLPALMQIPVFYALFQFFPSAFQLRQKGFLWADDLSSYDTIAQLPFNIPFYGDHVSLFPILASIAIFVYMMMTTGQNMQNAQQPGMPNMKFLMYLSPLMMLIFFNNYASGLSLYYFTSNLITIGIMLVIKYVIVDEEKIHAKIQANKKKPKKQGKFARKMQEMMEQAEQQKNAKK, from the coding sequence ATGGAAGAAAAAAAGTTTGACGTACAATCCCTAATAGGATTTTTACTGATTGGTGCAATTTTATTATGGATGTTGTATAACAACTCCTTTGAAGATAACACAGAGGAAAATCCAAAAATAGCGACAGAGCAAATAGATGCTCCTGCTAATAAGGATTTTGAACAAAATGATATTAGCAATAACACGCCTCAAGATTCTGCAGCAGTAGCTGCTTCTCGTAAAAAACTGGGAGAATTTGGATATTCCTCATCTTTAGCATCTGCAACCAATAATACTACCACCATCTCTAATGATGTTTTAGAGTTGAAGATTGATAACAAAGGTGGATATATTTCTGAAGCAAGGTTGGTTAAATTTAAAACCTATGATTCTATTCCTGTTTACACTATAAAAGATGGTAATGCTTCTTTCAATATCAATTTTACAACGAGAGATGGGAAAGTAATTAACACCCAAGACATGTACTTTGAGCCTACATTTACTCAAAGTGGTGAGAATAAGGTGATATCAATGAAGTTAAAGGTTTCTCCAGATGAATTTTTAGAATACAGATATGTACTAAAGCCGGGAGAATACATGATGGACTTTACAGTTAGATCTCAAGGTTTAAATGGGGTTATTAATGGTTCGTCTCAAATTGTTATGGACTGGAAGCTAAAAGGATATAGACATAGTAAAAGTATTCCTTATGAAAACAGATATACAGAATTGTCTTATGAGCATAATGATGGCGACGATAGCGATGTTGGAAAAGGTAAGCTAGACGAAGAAGATGCAGAAGATGTAACCTACATTGCTTATAAACAACACTTCTTCTCCTCTATTCTTTTAACAGACACTCCATTTGAAAGAGCAGATTTTATATCTAAAGATCTAGTTGAAGATGAAGATATTGATACCGTTTATACCAAAGAATTTAGTTCTTCTGTACCTCTAGCCTTAAAAGGTGGTGAGCTTAATTATAACATGAATTGGTATTATGGCCCTACAGATTATAAGATCTTAAATGATTATGACCGTAATTTAGATGAAGTTGTTCCTTTAGGATGGGGAATATTTGGATGGATCAACAAAAATATATTCATACCGTTCTTTGCGTTCTTATCTGGATTTCTACCAAGTTATGGTATTGCAATCATTGTTATGACCATAGTAGTAAGATTGGTATTATCTCCTGTAACTTATAAATCTTATTTATCTCAGGCAAAAATGAAGATCCTTCGCCCAGAGATCAATGAAATCAATGAAAAGTACAAGGATAACCCAATGAAAAAGCAACAAGAAACAATGAAGTTGCAAAGTAAGGCAGGTGCGAGTCCGTTAAGCGGTTGTTTACCGGCTTTAATGCAGATCCCAGTCTTCTATGCATTATTTCAGTTTTTCCCAAGTGCTTTTCAATTAAGACAGAAAGGATTCTTATGGGCAGATGACCTTTCTAGTTATGATACTATTGCTCAACTTCCATTCAACATACCTTTTTACGGAGATCACGTTAGTTTGTTCCCTATACTTGCATCTATTGCCATCTTTGTTTATATGATGATGACCACGGGGCAGAATATGCAAAACGCTCAGCAGCCAGGAATGCCTAACATGAAATTCTTAATGTATCTATCTCCTTTAATGATGTTGATATTCTTCAACAATTATGCGAGTGGATTATCATTGTATTACTTCACATCTAACCTTATTACCATTGGTATTATGTTAGTAATTAAGTATGTAATTGTAGATGAAGAAAAGATTCATGCTAAGATTCAGGCAAACAAGAAAAAACCTAAGAAACAAGGTAAATTTGCTCGAAAGATGCAAGAAATGATGGAGCAAGCAGAACAACAAAAAAACGCTAAAAAATAA
- a CDS encoding CTP synthase — protein sequence MGETKYIFVTGGVSSSLGKGIIAASLAKLLQARGFRTTIQKLDPYINVDPGTLNPYEHGECYVTEDGAETDLDLGHYERFLNVNTSQANNVTTGRIYQSVIEKERRGEFLGKTVQVVPHITNEIKERVQILGKSGDFDIVITEIGGTVGDIESLPYIEAVRQLKWELGDENALVIHLTLVPYLAAAGELKTKPTQHSVKTLMESGIKADILVCRTEHELSDDIRRKLAIFCNVRQEAVIQSIDASTIYDVPNLMLEEGLDTVVLKKLNLPDDTTPNLEHWNNFLDRHKNPKSEITIGLIGKYVELQDSYKSILEAFIHAGAENEVKVNVESIHSEFINENTIKNKIAHLDGILVAPGFGERGIEGKIDAVRYARENNIPFFGICLGMQMAVIEFARNVLQLKNANSAEMDPETKHPVIDIMEEQKSVTHKGGTMRLGAWACDLSEGSKVREIYGQNTINERHRHRYEYNNKYQPELEKAGLKSTGINPETGLVEIVELEDHPWFIGVQYHPEYKSTVATPHPLFIAFIKAALEYSTLKKNAKVTQSN from the coding sequence ATGGGCGAAACCAAGTATATTTTTGTTACCGGTGGGGTTTCTTCTTCCTTAGGAAAGGGAATTATAGCTGCATCTTTAGCAAAATTATTACAGGCGCGTGGATTTAGAACCACGATTCAGAAATTAGATCCTTACATCAATGTAGATCCTGGTACTTTAAATCCTTATGAACATGGAGAATGTTATGTAACAGAAGATGGTGCAGAAACAGATCTCGATCTCGGTCATTACGAACGATTTTTAAATGTTAATACTTCTCAGGCAAATAATGTTACTACCGGAAGGATTTATCAAAGCGTAATAGAAAAAGAAAGACGCGGAGAATTTTTAGGTAAAACGGTACAGGTAGTCCCTCATATTACCAACGAGATTAAAGAACGTGTTCAGATCTTAGGAAAAAGTGGTGATTTTGACATCGTTATTACAGAAATAGGTGGTACTGTTGGAGACATAGAATCTCTTCCTTATATAGAGGCTGTAAGACAACTAAAATGGGAATTAGGCGATGAGAATGCGCTGGTAATTCACCTCACTTTAGTGCCATATCTAGCTGCAGCAGGAGAATTAAAAACAAAACCTACCCAGCACAGTGTAAAAACATTAATGGAAAGTGGAATTAAAGCTGATATTCTTGTTTGTAGAACAGAACATGAACTTTCTGATGACATCAGAAGAAAGCTTGCAATTTTCTGTAATGTAAGACAAGAAGCGGTAATTCAGTCTATAGATGCTTCTACCATTTATGATGTGCCAAACTTAATGCTAGAAGAAGGTTTAGATACTGTTGTTCTCAAAAAACTTAATTTACCAGACGATACTACGCCTAATTTAGAACACTGGAATAATTTCTTAGATAGACATAAAAATCCAAAATCTGAGATCACAATAGGGCTGATAGGAAAATATGTAGAATTACAAGATTCTTATAAATCTATACTGGAAGCTTTTATTCATGCCGGTGCCGAGAATGAGGTAAAGGTGAATGTAGAAAGCATTCACTCAGAGTTCATCAATGAAAATACCATCAAAAATAAGATTGCTCATTTGGATGGAATTTTGGTGGCACCAGGATTTGGAGAACGTGGTATTGAAGGAAAGATCGATGCTGTAAGATATGCAAGAGAAAATAATATTCCTTTCTTCGGAATTTGCCTTGGAATGCAAATGGCAGTAATAGAATTTGCCCGTAATGTTCTTCAGCTTAAAAATGCGAATTCAGCAGAAATGGATCCGGAAACCAAACATCCTGTTATTGATATTATGGAGGAGCAGAAATCTGTTACTCATAAAGGAGGTACTATGAGGTTAGGTGCATGGGCTTGTGATTTATCTGAAGGTTCTAAGGTTAGAGAGATCTACGGTCAGAATACTATTAATGAAAGACATAGACACCGCTACGAGTACAATAATAAGTACCAACCAGAATTAGAAAAAGCCGGCTTAAAAAGTACCGGTATAAATCCGGAAACTGGATTGGTAGAAATTGTAGAACTAGAAGACCATCCTTGGTTTATTGGAGTGCAATACCATCCAGAATATAAGAGTACTGTAGCTACTCCACACCCACTTTTTATAGCCTTTATTAAGGCGGCATTAGAGTATTCTACTCTAAAAAAGAATGCCAAAGTGACACAAAGTAACTAA
- a CDS encoding DUF3820 family protein, whose translation MEVKPDHRALIELAHAKMYFGKYKDRYLSELPEFYLIWFRQKGFPKGKLGDQLLQVTELKVNGMEQILRNIRSKYPKY comes from the coding sequence ATGGAAGTAAAACCAGATCATCGCGCTTTAATTGAACTTGCCCATGCAAAGATGTATTTTGGAAAATACAAGGACAGATATTTGTCTGAACTTCCTGAATTCTATCTAATCTGGTTCCGTCAAAAAGGCTTTCCTAAAGGTAAATTAGGAGATCAATTATTACAAGTAACAGAACTTAAAGTGAATGGTATGGAACAAATCCTTCGCAACATAAGATCAAAATACCCTAAATACTAA
- a CDS encoding response regulator translates to MNSIYLVDDQPITNFITRKLLEVEGITSKIKEFTNPLIALEELEIDQDPFIFLDLNMPEMTGWEFLDNLKRSNRFPKIVILTSSTSELDVLKAKDYPCVIDYIIKPFSKLKFSKLSTHLCTSL, encoded by the coding sequence ATGAATTCTATATACCTGGTAGACGATCAGCCAATAACCAATTTTATTACTAGAAAATTACTTGAGGTTGAAGGGATCACTTCAAAAATCAAAGAATTTACCAATCCTCTAATAGCGTTAGAAGAATTGGAAATAGATCAAGACCCATTTATCTTTCTGGATCTAAATATGCCTGAAATGACTGGTTGGGAATTTTTAGATAATCTCAAAAGAAGTAATCGCTTTCCTAAGATTGTTATTTTAACTTCTAGTACAAGTGAGTTAGACGTTTTAAAAGCAAAAGATTATCCATGTGTTATAGATTATATCATAAAACCTTTTAGCAAGTTGAAATTCTCCAAACTTTCTACCCATCTTTGTACTTCACTATAA
- a CDS encoding histidine kinase — MASITNNTSQLYRITYEAYSKFANNISRCTSLKEVGEISRTHLKYLLNFHIIRLSIQEDDKYLFFSIAGNQVIYDLKEQTQILNHEKDLLENEIPLLTKDIPHEWIDEYMESNQLIEPSLWGWLFKKNERKIAITLISDKNKPFNTGDVDILKLVVDCFEAKFHEIYLSRLLAIKNKSLTKALNTIQEKNDQIQKIVENQQQIIEDRTKEIVEKNKKLLHISAINAHNVREPLSRIQGLIQLFDVFDDQQIRTEVIPKLEKSAEEMDHVLQDVINMATNELSELKAERT; from the coding sequence ATGGCTTCAATAACAAACAATACCTCTCAACTCTACAGGATTACTTATGAGGCTTATTCAAAATTTGCTAATAACATAAGTAGATGCACCAGTTTGAAAGAAGTTGGTGAGATATCTCGTACGCATCTTAAATATCTTTTAAATTTTCATATTATAAGATTATCTATACAGGAAGATGATAAATATCTATTCTTTAGCATAGCTGGAAATCAGGTGATTTATGATTTAAAAGAGCAAACGCAAATCTTAAATCATGAAAAAGATCTTTTAGAAAATGAGATTCCCTTATTAACAAAAGATATCCCGCATGAATGGATAGATGAGTATATGGAATCAAATCAACTCATAGAGCCTTCTCTTTGGGGATGGCTCTTTAAGAAAAATGAACGGAAAATTGCGATAACCCTTATTTCTGATAAGAATAAACCGTTTAATACCGGTGATGTAGATATTCTAAAACTAGTTGTAGATTGTTTTGAAGCTAAATTTCATGAGATCTATCTGTCTCGACTTCTAGCAATAAAGAATAAATCTCTAACCAAAGCATTGAACACCATTCAGGAAAAAAATGATCAAATTCAAAAGATCGTTGAGAATCAACAACAGATCATAGAAGATAGAACTAAGGAAATTGTAGAGAAGAATAAAAAGTTATTGCATATTTCTGCTATAAATGCTCATAATGTAAGAGAGCCTCTTTCGAGGATTCAGGGCTTAATTCAGTTATTTGATGTTTTTGATGATCAACAAATAAGAACAGAAGTAATACCTAAATTAGAGAAATCTGCAGAAGAAATGGATCATGTCTTACAAGATGTAATTAACATGGCCACTAATGAATTATCTGAATTAAAAGCCGAAAGAACATGA
- a CDS encoding carboxymuconolactone decarboxylase family protein, translating to MMNNSSRYPMISYDEASPAVQAIYDDTKKTLQLPFVLNWFKCQGDNATLLKGNWGKLKNTLMEGEVPNVLKQLIIYNVSKERGCNYCSHAHGIFADSMSAMISEEDGFKATESLNSPSMPVSYRTAVNVVTKAALDHKNISNEDFQELENAGFSNTEIQELMAQADLVNMLNTIADVSGIKIDNELLETLD from the coding sequence ATGATGAATAACTCCTCCCGATATCCCATGATTTCTTATGACGAAGCAAGCCCTGCCGTTCAAGCAATTTATGATGATACTAAAAAAACCTTACAACTTCCCTTCGTTCTAAACTGGTTTAAATGCCAAGGTGATAATGCCACACTTCTAAAAGGAAATTGGGGAAAATTGAAAAATACCCTAATGGAAGGGGAAGTTCCTAACGTTCTTAAACAATTAATTATATACAATGTTTCTAAAGAACGCGGTTGCAATTATTGCTCCCATGCTCACGGAATCTTTGCAGACAGCATGAGTGCGATGATTAGTGAAGAGGATGGGTTTAAAGCTACAGAAAGTTTAAATTCTCCATCTATGCCAGTTAGTTATAGAACTGCTGTAAATGTAGTTACTAAAGCTGCTTTAGACCATAAAAATATAAGCAATGAGGATTTTCAAGAATTAGAAAATGCCGGATTTAGCAACACTGAAATTCAAGAGCTTATGGCTCAGGCAGATCTTGTAAACATGCTTAATACTATTGCAGATGTATCTGGAATTAAGATAGATAATGAGCTATTGGAGACATTAGACTAA
- a CDS encoding NAD(P)/FAD-dependent oxidoreductase: protein MIKNFQLRTSPEIAATQELLHIEVAKQARLNSKDITHVEILKRSIDARQQSVKINLKVDIYINEVYDGKVIPLPEYPEVSKENPVYIIGAGPAGLFAALRVIELGKKPIILERGKDVRTRRRDLKALNIEHVVDEDSNYCFGEGGAGTYSDGKLYTRSKKRGDVNRILELLVGFGATSDILVDAHPHIGTNKLPAIIADIREKIIEHGGEVLFETRVTDLIVDNKEIQGIKTAKGDHFKTNHVILATGHSARDMFELLERKAIKIEAKPFALGVRVEHPQQLIDKIQYNCDYRGEFLPPSPYSIVKQINGRGMYSFCMCPGGVIAPCATSPGEVVTNGWSPSKRDQPTANSGIVVELKLSDFTKYGNSPLAGMYFQQEIEQTAWSVGGETQRVPAQRLTDFVEGKVSNSLPETSYKPGTTSADLRTVFPEFIHQILRSGFKEFGKSMKGYMTEEAIIHAPESRTSSPVRIPRDYNTLQHVEIKGLYPCGEGAGYAGGIISAAIDGEKCAERCVMTISS from the coding sequence ATGATAAAGAATTTTCAATTAAGAACAAGTCCGGAGATTGCGGCAACCCAGGAATTGCTTCATATAGAAGTTGCTAAACAGGCTCGTCTAAACTCTAAAGACATTACCCATGTTGAAATTCTTAAAAGATCAATAGATGCTAGGCAACAGAGTGTAAAGATAAATCTGAAGGTAGATATTTATATCAATGAAGTATATGATGGTAAAGTAATACCACTTCCAGAGTATCCTGAAGTTTCTAAAGAAAATCCGGTTTACATTATTGGAGCAGGTCCCGCAGGATTATTTGCAGCACTCAGAGTTATAGAATTAGGCAAAAAACCAATTATATTAGAGCGAGGGAAAGATGTAAGAACAAGGAGAAGAGATCTTAAAGCTTTGAATATAGAACACGTGGTAGATGAAGATTCTAATTATTGTTTTGGAGAAGGTGGTGCAGGAACCTATAGTGATGGAAAGTTATATACAAGATCTAAAAAGCGTGGAGACGTAAATAGGATCTTAGAATTGCTTGTAGGTTTTGGAGCCACATCTGATATTTTGGTAGATGCGCATCCCCACATTGGGACTAATAAATTGCCGGCCATCATTGCAGATATTAGAGAAAAGATCATAGAACATGGAGGAGAAGTTCTTTTTGAAACCCGAGTAACAGATCTAATTGTTGATAATAAAGAGATTCAAGGTATTAAAACTGCAAAAGGAGATCATTTTAAAACGAATCATGTAATTCTTGCTACTGGTCATTCTGCCAGAGATATGTTTGAATTATTAGAGCGAAAAGCAATTAAGATAGAGGCAAAGCCTTTTGCCTTAGGAGTGAGAGTAGAGCATCCTCAGCAATTAATAGATAAAATTCAATACAACTGCGATTATAGGGGAGAATTTTTACCTCCCTCTCCATATAGTATTGTAAAGCAAATTAATGGTAGAGGAATGTACTCATTTTGTATGTGTCCGGGTGGTGTTATTGCACCTTGTGCCACCAGTCCGGGAGAAGTAGTAACCAATGGGTGGTCTCCAAGTAAAAGAGATCAACCTACTGCAAATTCTGGTATTGTGGTAGAATTAAAATTATCAGATTTTACAAAATATGGTAATTCTCCATTAGCCGGAATGTACTTTCAGCAGGAAATAGAACAAACTGCATGGAGCGTAGGGGGAGAAACTCAAAGGGTTCCTGCGCAACGGTTAACCGATTTTGTAGAGGGAAAAGTTTCTAACTCATTACCAGAAACTTCTTATAAGCCGGGGACTACTTCTGCAGATCTAAGAACCGTCTTTCCAGAATTTATTCATCAGATTCTAAGATCTGGTTTTAAGGAGTTCGGAAAATCTATGAAAGGTTATATGACAGAAGAAGCCATTATTCATGCTCCAGAATCTAGAACCTCATCTCCGGTTAGAATTCCTAGAGATTATAATACCTTACAACACGTAGAGATAAAAGGGCTTTATCCATGCGGGGAAGGAGCAGGATATGCCGGTGGAATTATTTCTGCGGCCATAGATGGAGAAAAGTGTGCAGAACGATGTGTAATGACAATTTCATCATAA